The segment TGGCATGGCATTGCCAGACGCAACTGCCCGGCTACCTCGACTGGCTGGACCGCCTGCGCACCATGGTGGCCGATAACCAGGTCACCGACCAGGCGCTGCAGCAGCGCACCGAGGAGGCCCGCGAGGCAATTGGCCGGGTCGCGGCCGAAATCACGCCGTCGGCCACCGAGTTGCTGCAAGGCATGAGCGATGCGCAGGTGGCCGAGATGCGCGATGCATTTCGTGACGATATTGCCCAGCGGCGCAAGGAATATGTCGACACCCCCCTGCTCAGCCAGATCAGCGAGCGCGCCGAGCGCATGGAAAAGCGCCTCAAGCCCTGGTTCGGCGAGCTGACCGAGGTCCAGAAGCAACGGGTCGGCGCCTGGTCCCGCGCCTTGGGTGACCAGAACAGCGAATGGATACGCAATAGGGCCCATTGGCAGCAACAACTGCTGCTGGCGGTGGAACAACGCCACGAGCCAGGCTTCCCGGAACGGGTCGCGACCTTGCTGCAAAACAAGGAAAGCCTGTGGACAGCCGACTATCGCCAAGCTTTCCAGAATACCGAGCGGCAGGCCCGTAGTCTGGTGGTGGACTTGGTGCAGCAGAGCAACCCCGCCCAACGCCAGGTGCTGCTGGAGCGGCTGACCAAGGTGCGCAGCGACTTCAGCGCCTTGAAGTGCCTGCGCGGGGCTTGAACAGACCACGCCAGGGCACTGGCTGAACTTCATTGGGCAAGAAAGCGCAAGAATCCAACGGCCTGCTGACGTACACTCGCGCCCCTGCCAAGCCCCTGGAGACCGTCGTGAGCCCCATCGCCCTAGCCCGCCTGCTAACCCTTGCTGCCGTATGGGGCGCGAGCTTTCTGTTCATGCGCATCATTGCCCCTGTACTGGGCACCG is part of the Pseudomonas parafulva genome and harbors:
- a CDS encoding DUF6279 family lipoprotein, with translation MPARLLKVLSICLGFALLLGACSRIDLAYRNLDRLVPWSLGDYLDMNREQKTLLDDRLRQHLAWHCQTQLPGYLDWLDRLRTMVADNQVTDQALQQRTEEAREAIGRVAAEITPSATELLQGMSDAQVAEMRDAFRDDIAQRRKEYVDTPLLSQISERAERMEKRLKPWFGELTEVQKQRVGAWSRALGDQNSEWIRNRAHWQQQLLLAVEQRHEPGFPERVATLLQNKESLWTADYRQAFQNTERQARSLVVDLVQQSNPAQRQVLLERLTKVRSDFSALKCLRGA